A genomic segment from Flavobacterium litorale encodes:
- a CDS encoding alkaline phosphatase, with translation MDRRKFFRNGSLAAIGSTVLNPFKIDVESIGFDGIGKNKKAKNIIFLVTDGMSSGTLNMADLYLNRKMGRSSNWIQLYKDQRVARALMDTASANSIVTDSAAGCSAWGAGFRVNNGSLNVGPNGEQYLPILQKFKAAGKKVGCITTVPITHATPAGFCINSDSRNSQPQIAEDYLKIGFDIMMGGGDKYFNPEKRDDNKDLYTAYKNKGWQIARTTKEMMQTTNNKPILGVFGEDAMPYSIDRRSSDKLTSTTPTLAEMTNKAINHMKDGEKGFVLQVEAGKVDWGAHSNDIGALLYDQVAFDDAIKVAIDFAEEDGETLVIITTDHGNANPGIIYGKEANDNFDSLQKYTQTNEWVLNQIEPTSSVARVREIVEHSNATAITEEEAKTILSYYTGTFGKQGGLYNYKKVPFETYAQIQKKYNSVGWISMNHSGDFVELAMFGPGSDLLKPFVKNTDLHYLMLEAAEVENKF, from the coding sequence ATGGATAGAAGAAAGTTTTTCAGAAATGGTTCGCTCGCAGCAATAGGCTCCACCGTACTTAACCCCTTTAAAATAGATGTTGAAAGCATTGGCTTTGATGGTATTGGTAAGAACAAAAAAGCTAAGAACATTATATTTTTAGTGACTGATGGTATGAGTTCTGGCACATTAAATATGGCTGATTTATACCTAAACAGAAAAATGGGCAGAAGCTCCAACTGGATACAACTTTATAAAGACCAACGTGTAGCACGTGCCTTAATGGATACTGCATCGGCAAACTCTATAGTAACCGATTCGGCAGCAGGATGCTCTGCATGGGGTGCTGGTTTCAGGGTAAACAATGGCTCTCTTAATGTGGGACCTAACGGAGAACAATACTTACCTATATTACAGAAATTTAAAGCTGCGGGTAAAAAAGTAGGCTGCATTACTACAGTACCCATTACGCATGCTACACCAGCAGGTTTTTGTATTAATAGCGATAGTCGTAACTCACAACCTCAAATAGCCGAAGATTACCTAAAAATAGGCTTTGATATTATGATGGGTGGTGGCGATAAATATTTTAATCCTGAAAAAAGAGATGATAATAAAGACCTTTACACCGCCTACAAAAATAAAGGGTGGCAAATAGCCCGTACTACAAAAGAAATGATGCAAACAACCAATAACAAACCTATATTGGGTGTTTTTGGCGAAGATGCAATGCCATATAGTATAGACAGACGTAGTAGTGATAAATTAACGAGTACTACCCCTACCCTTGCCGAAATGACCAATAAAGCTATTAACCATATGAAAGATGGTGAGAAAGGATTTGTACTGCAAGTAGAGGCTGGTAAAGTAGATTGGGGTGCACACTCTAACGATATTGGAGCATTATTATATGACCAAGTGGCTTTTGACGATGCTATAAAAGTAGCCATTGATTTCGCCGAAGAAGATGGCGAAACTTTAGTTATAATAACTACTGACCATGGTAATGCCAACCCAGGTATAATATACGGTAAAGAGGCTAACGATAATTTTGATAGTCTACAAAAATATACGCAAACTAACGAGTGGGTACTTAACCAAATAGAGCCTACATCGAGTGTGGCACGTGTACGCGAAATTGTAGAGCACAGTAATGCAACAGCAATTACAGAAGAAGAGGCAAAAACAATTTTAAGTTATTATACAGGTACATTTGGCAAACAGGGCGGATTATACAATTACAAAAAAGTACCTTTTGAAACCTATGCACAAATCCAGAAAAAATACAACTCTGTAGGGTGGATTAGCATGAACCACTCGGGCGATTTTGTAGAATTGGCTATGTTTGGACCAGGTAGCGATTTATTAAAACCATTTGTAAAAAATACCGATTTACACTACTTGATGCTAGAAGCTGCAGAGGTAGAAAACAAATTCTAA
- a CDS encoding NAD(P)H-dependent flavin oxidoreductase yields the protein MNRITQLFGIEYPIIQAGMIWASGYKLASAVSNAGGLGLIGAGSMYPDVLREHIQKCKKATNKPFGVNVPMLYPNIEEIMDIIVKEGVKIVFTSAGNPKTWTPFLKEHGITVVHVVSSVKFALKSQDAGVDAVVAEGFEAGGHNGREETTTFTLIPMVKEQLQIPLIAAGGIATGRGMLAAMVLGADGVQIGSRFAASVESSSHDNFKKAIVDAKDGDTQVTLKELAPVRLIKNKFFNDVMELYTKAPTVDDLKTLLGRARAKKGMFEGDLEEGELEIGQIAGLIHEIKPAAEILEEIVTDFEQAKQEAASL from the coding sequence ATGAATAGAATTACACAACTTTTTGGAATAGAATACCCAATAATACAAGCAGGAATGATATGGGCTAGTGGTTATAAATTAGCTAGTGCCGTTAGTAATGCTGGAGGTTTAGGATTAATAGGGGCAGGCTCCATGTATCCTGATGTGTTGCGCGAGCATATACAAAAATGTAAAAAAGCTACCAATAAGCCTTTTGGCGTAAATGTACCCATGCTATATCCTAATATCGAGGAAATTATGGATATTATAGTAAAAGAAGGCGTTAAAATTGTATTTACATCGGCAGGCAACCCAAAAACATGGACACCTTTTTTAAAAGAACATGGTATTACCGTAGTGCATGTAGTGAGTAGCGTAAAGTTTGCTTTAAAATCGCAAGATGCTGGAGTTGATGCTGTTGTTGCCGAAGGTTTTGAAGCTGGTGGGCATAACGGCAGAGAGGAAACTACTACGTTTACCCTTATTCCTATGGTTAAAGAGCAATTACAAATACCCCTTATTGCTGCTGGCGGTATTGCAACAGGGCGAGGCATGCTTGCTGCTATGGTATTAGGGGCTGATGGCGTACAAATAGGTAGCCGTTTTGCTGCTTCGGTAGAATCTTCATCGCATGATAATTTTAAAAAAGCAATTGTTGATGCTAAAGATGGCGATACGCAAGTAACTTTAAAAGAGCTTGCACCTGTACGGCTTATTAAAAATAAGTTTTTTAATGATGTAATGGAGCTCTATACAAAAGCACCAACTGTTGATGACCTTAAAACGCTTTTGGGGCGTGCGCGTGCTAAAAAAGGTATGTTTGAAGGCGACCTTGAAGAGGGAGAACTTGAAATAGGACAAATAGCAGGACTTATTCATGAAATAAAACCTGCTGCTGAAATATTAGAAGAAATTGTCACTGATTTTGAACAGGCTAAGCAAGAGGCTGCTAGCTTATAA